A region from the Drosophila ananassae strain 14024-0371.13 chromosome 2L, ASM1763931v2, whole genome shotgun sequence genome encodes:
- the LOC6505787 gene encoding trithorax group protein osa isoform X1, with product MNEKIKSPQTQQSQQQPGGAGAGAPAPSATPPSAAGATPPTSGPPTPNNNSNNGSDPSVQQQSIAPHPYGAPPPPGSAPGGPPDPAAVMHYHHLHQQQQHPPPPHMQQQQQPHHGGPAPPPPGGAPEHAPGVKEDYAHLPPPHSHPAYARYHTDPNMDPYRYGQPLPGGKPPQQQQQQPPQQQQQPGPGGSPNRPPQQQRYIPGQPPQGPTPTLNSLLQSSNPPPPPQHRYANSYDPQQAAASAAAAAAQQQAGGPPPPPPGHGPPPPQHQPYGAQQGGWAPPPRPYSPQLGPSQQYRTPPPTNTSRGQSPYPPAHGQNSGSYPSSPQQQQQQQQQQQQQQQPQQAGQQPGGPVPGGPPPGAGQQPPQQNTPPTSQYSPYPQRYPTPPGLPATGPNHRTAYSTHQYPEPNRPWPGGSSPSPGPGHPLPPASPHHVPPMQQQQPPPPPHAVVGGPPPSSSPGHAPSPSPQPSQASPSPHQELIGQNSNDSSSGGAHSGMGSGPPGTPNPQQVMRPTPSPTGSSGSRSMSPAVAQNHPISRPASNQSSGGGPMQQPPVGAGGPPPMPPHPGMPGVPPQQQQSQQQQASNSASSASNSPQQTPPPGPPPNQSVNNMATPPPPPQGATGGGYPMPPHMHGGYKMGGPGQSPGGQGYPPQQPQQYPPGNYPPRAQYPPGAYATGPPPPPTSQAGAGGANSMPSGTQAGGYQGRPMPNHSGQYPPYQWVPPSPQQPVPGGAPGNAQMGNHVQGKGTPPPPVVGGPPPPQGSGSPRPLNYLKQHLQHKGGYGGSPTPPQGPQGYGNGPTGMHPGMPMGPPHHMGPPHGPTSMGPPTSTPPQSQMLQGQGQGQGQTTGGGPEGSGPEHISQDNGISSSGPTGAAGMHAVTAVVTTGPDGTPMDEVSQQSTLSNASAASGEDPQCTTPKSRKNDPYSHLPPPSTSPHPVVMHPGSGGPVEEYDISSPPSWPRPAGSPQVFNHVPVQQEPFRSTITTTKKSDSLCKLYEMDDNPDRRGWLDKLRAFMEERRTPITACPTISKQPLDLYRLYIYVKERGGFVEVCKVTKSKTWKDIAGLLGIGASSSAAYTLRKHYTKNLLTFECHFDRGDIDPGPIIQQVEAGSKKKTAKAASVPSPGGGHLDAGTTNSTGSSNSQDSFPAPPGSAPNAAIDGYPGYPGGSPYPGASGPQPDYAAAGQMQRPPSQSNPQTPHPGAASAVAAGDNISVSNPFEDSGPGGGPAAAPGAVAGAVSAVGGGQPPPPPHSPHAPPQQQQQQHPHHPQHPGLGPPPPQQQQPGQQPGQQPPPVVGGGPAPPAPQQHGPGQVPPSPQPQQQHVRPAAGAPYPPGGSGYPSPVARTPGSPYPSQPGAYGQYGSSDQYNATGPPGQPFGQGPGQYPPQNRNMYPPYGPEGEAPPTGANQYGPYGSRPYSQPPPGGPQPPAQAVAGGPPASGTPGAPPSSAYPTNRPGQQEYYQPPPDQSPQPRRHPDFIKDSQPYPGYNARPQIYGGWPGGNQQFRPQYPASPAPQTWGSAPPRGAAPPPGAPHGPPIQQPAGVAQWDQHRYPPQQAPPPPAQQSQQQQQQQPQQPPYQQAGGPPGQQQSQAPPQWAQLNPGQAAQPGIAPPGSPLRPPSGPPGQQQRMSGMPPQQQSQQQPAPGQQPPPQQATPGIPQVGPGGMVKPPYAMPPPPSQQVGQPGVGQVGVPPGGMMAQKQAPMPGQPGMQPQPLQQQQQPPHQHPHPHQHPHQHPQHPHPHQMPPNQQVPGGGIMMPGGGGAQLVKKELIFPLDSVESTTPVLYRRKRLTKADVCPVDPWRIFMAMRSGLLTECTWALDVLNVLLFDDTTVQFFGISNLPGLLTLLLEHFQKNLAEMFDERDGEEHASEEAEAADDDADSGTVMCDNRQSRCVRSISSYNRKRHYENMDRGAKGVGNASDSEDADEGIDLGQVRVQPNPEERSLLLSFTPNYTMVTRKGVPVRIQPADHDIFVDERQKAWDIDTNRLYEQLEPVGSDAWTFGFTEPDPLDGIIDVFKSEIVNIPFARYVRSDKKTKAPKKPEIKKEENSAEEEQNTYNKKRRLVSGGSSNDGGKKSKLSSEEFVQPNAEVKKEPADSDCRTIDMEIDESPQRLTNGVAPSTPQDGFDPRTTVRDAAHVLQRRRDSSYEDECYTRDEASLHLVNESQDSLARRCIALSNIFRNLTFVPGNETVLAKSTRFLAVLGRLLLLNHEHLRRTPKTRNYDREEDTDFSDSCSSLQGEREWWWDYLITIRENMLVAMANIAGHLELSRYDELIARPLIDGLLHWAVCPSAHGQDPFPSCGPNSALSPQRLALEALCKLCVTDANVDLVIATPPFSRLEKLCAVLTRHLCRNEDQVLREFSVNLLHYLAAADSAMARTVALQSPCISYLVAFIEQAEQTALGVANQHGINYLRENPDSMGTSLDMLRRAAGTLLHLAKHPDNRSLFMQQEQRLLGLVMSHILDQQVALIISRVLYQVSRGAGPMHSVEFRLLQQRQQQLQRPGGAEKPASTAASGSGAAGTAVKVEPAVTSEPIESKPPAVVNDENSNSSQQLPPAATFNDVSNSSTNSNSCGTVSSNQTNNSSSNSTHSSSAVSSQSANTTCPPATGGTSVTAAAAAAAAIVNDQQQVSKVAAALSSATAAAAVAAAAASASSAQPATPAVAQPAAPPPTNTGTTTAVA from the exons atgaatgaaaaaataaagtcTCCGCAAACGCAGCAGTCGCAGCAGCAGCCCGGTGGCGCTGGTGCTGGAGCTCCTGCCCCctctgccacgcccccgtCGGCGGCAGGTGCCACACCGCCAACTTCGGGCCCGCCCACTCCCAATAATAACAGTAACAACGGCAGTGACCCCAGCGTCCAGCAGCAGAGTATAGCGCCTCACCCCTATGGTGCCCCACCACCCCCTGGCTCCGCACCCGGCGGTCCGCCAGACCCGGCTGCTGTCATGCATTATCATCACctgcaccagcagcagcagcacccgCCGCCGCCTCAcatgcagcaacaacaacagccgcACCACGGCGGACCGGCGCCACCACCGCCCGGAGGAGCACCTGAGCATGCGCCCGGCGTTAAGGAGGACTACGCTCACCTGCCGCCACCGCATTCGCATCCTGCGTATGCCCGCTACCACACCGATCCCAACATGGATCCCTACCGTTACGGACAACCGCTGCCAGGCGGCAAGCCtcctcagcagcagcagcagcaaccgccccagcaacagcagcagccggGTCCAGGAGGCTCCCCCAACCggccgccgcagcagcagcgctATATTCCCGGACAGCCACCACAGGGACCCACGCCAACGCTGAATTCGCTTCTGCAATCCTCGAATCCGCCGCCTCCGCCCCAGCACCGCTACGCCAATAGCTACGATCCCCAACAAGCGGCAgcttcagcagcagcagcggcagcacagCAGCAAGCGGGAGGTCCGCCTCCCCCGCCACCAGGCCATGGGCCTCCTCCGCCACAGCACCAACCGTACGGGGCGCAACAAGGCGGCTGGGCGCCTCCGCCGCGGCCCTACAGTCCCCAGCTAGGACCATCGCAGCAGTATAGGACACCGCCACCG ACAAATACTTCCAGGGGTCAGTCACCCTATCCGCCAGCCCATGGTCAAAATTCAGGTTCCTATCCTAGTTcgccgcagcagcaacaacagcaacagcagcaacaacagcagcagcagcagccacagcagGCGGGACAGCAGCCCGGCGGCCCTGTGCCGGGCGGACCACCGCCTGGTGCGGGTCagcagccgccccagcagaaCACACCGCCAACATCTCAATATTCGCCGTACCCGCAACGCTATCCGACTCCGCCGGGCCTCCCAGCGACCGGGCCCAACCATCGAACTGCCTACTCGACGCATCAG TATCCTGAGCCCAATCGGCCTTGGCCAGGTGGCTCCTCTCCTAGCCCCGGCCCCGGACACCCCTTGCCGCCCGCTTCTCCGCACCATGTGCCGCcgatgcagcagcaacagcctcCACCGCCACCTCACGCCGTCGTCGGCGGGCCGCCACCTAGCAGCAGTCCGGGCCATGCGCCCAGTCCGTCTCCACAGCCCTCCCAGGCGTCGCCTTCGCCCCACCAG GAGCTAATTGGACAGAACAGCAACGACAGCTCCAGCGGCGGGGCGCACAGTGGCATGGGCTCCGGTCCCCCCGGCACCCCCAACCCCCAGCAAGTGATGCGACCAACGCCCTCGCCCACCGGATCCTCCGGCTCACGTTCCATGTCCCCAGCAGTTG CCCAAAATCATCCGATCTCTCGTCCGGCGAGCAACCAGTCGAGTGGCGGCGGTCCCATGCAGCAGCCGCCAGTAGGTGCGGGTGGTCCGCCACCGATGCCACCGCACCCCGGAATGCCAGGAGTCCCAcctcagcagcagcaatcTCAGCAGCAACAGGCATCGAACTCGGCCTCGTCGGCGAGCAATTCCCCGCAGCAGACGCCGCCGCCGGGTCCACCGCCGAATCAGAGTGTCAACAACATGGCCACGCCCCCTCCTCCGCCGCAGGGAGCCACGGGAGGAGGCTACCCAATGCCGCCACATATGCACGGCGGCTACAAAATGGGAGGCCCTGGGCAGAGTCCCGGTGGTCAAGGCTATCCGCCGCAGCAGCCACAGCAATATCCACCAG gcAACTATCCGCCACGAGCTCAGTATCCGCCTGGCGCCTATGCCACCGGACCTCCGCCGCCGCCCACGAGCCAGGCAGGAGCTGGTGGGGCCAACAGCATGCCGTCGGGTACCCAGGCCGGAGGTTACCAAGGTCGACCCATGCCCAACCACAGTGGGCAGTATCCGCCGTACCAATGGGTTCCGCCCTCACCCCAGCAACCTGTGCCCGGCGGAGCTCCCGGAAATGCACAAATGGGTAACCATGTGCAGGGAAAAGGAACTCCACCGCCACCAGTTGTGGGCGGACCTCCTCCACCGCAAGGAAGCGGCTCGCCACGGCCACTGAACTATTTGAAGCAGCATTTACAGCACAAAGGCGGCTACGGAGGTAGTCCAACGCCGCCACAGGGACCTCAAGGATACGGAAACGGTCCGACGGGAATGCATCCCGGCATGCCGATGGGACCACCTCATCACATGGGCCCTCCACACGGGCCAACTAGTATGGGCCCACCTACCAGCACGCCGCCTCAGTCGCAGATGCTACAGGGTCAGGGGCAGGGACAAGGGCAGACCACCGGCGGTGGTCCGGAAGGCAGCGGCCCGGAGCATATATCCCAGGATAACGGTATCAGTTCGTCTGGTCCAACGGGTGCCGCTGGAATGCATGCGGTCACAGCGGTGGTTACCACCGGACCAGATGGCACCCCAATGGACGAAGTCAGCCAACAGAGCACGCTTTCGAATGCATCAGCGG CATCCGGCGAAGATCCTCAATGCACCACACCAAAGTCGCGCAAGAACGATCCCTATAGTCACTTACCTCCGCCAAGCACATCGCCCCATCCGGTTGTGATGCATCCGGGAAGCGGTGGGCCCGTCGAGGAGTACGACATAAGCTCGCCGCCGAGTTGGCCGCGCCCAGCTGGCAGCCCG CAGGTTTTCAACCATGTTCCGGTGCAACAGGAGCCGTTCCGTAGCACTATCACCACGACCAAGAAGTCGGACTCGCTGTGCAAGCTCTACGAGATGGACGACAATCCGGACCGGCGCGGCTGGCTGGACAAGCTGCGGGCGTTCATGGAGGAGCGGCGGACTCCGATTACCGCCTGCCCCACCATCTCAAAACAGCCACTCGATTTATATAggttatatatttatgtaaaaGAACGTGGCGGATTCGTCGAGGTATGCAAG GTGACTAAGAGCAAGACATGGAAGGATATTGCCGGGCTCCTGGGCATTGGAGCGAGCAGCAGTGCGGCGTATACCCTGCGCAAGCACTACACCAAGAACCTACTGACCTTCGAGTGTCACTTCGACCGCGGCGACATTGATCCGGGCCCTATTATTCAGCAGGTGGAGGCGGGCAGCAAGAAGAAAACAGCCAAAGCAGCGTCGGTTCCCTCGCCA GGTGGTGGCCATTTGGATGCGGGAACCACGAATTCCACAGGCTCGTCGAACTCGCAGGACTCGTTCCCAGCCCCGCCAGGCTCAGCTCCCAATGCGGCAATCGATGGGTACCCCGGCTATCCAGGTGGCAGTCCTTACCCGGGTGCCAGCGGTCCTCAGCCGGATTATGCGGCCGCGGGCCAGATGCAGCGGCCGCCCTCTCAAAGTAACCCGCAAACACCTCATCCTG GCGCCGCCTCCGCTGTTGCCGCAGGCGATAACATAAGCGTTAGCAATCCTTTCGAGGATTCCGGCCCAGGTGGCggtcctgctgctgctcccggTGCTGTAGCTGGGGCTGTTTCTGCTGTCGGCGGGGgccaaccaccaccaccgccccATTCACCGCACGCACCgccacagcagcaacaacaacagcaccCACACCATCCCCAGCACCCGGGTCTGGGACCACCTCCgccacagcagcaacagccggGGCAACAGCCAGGGCAGCAACCACCACCGGTGGTGGGCGGTGGGccagcaccaccagcaccacagCAGCATGGGCCTGGTCAGGTGCCGCCGTCgccgcagccgcagcagcagcatgtGCGCCCAGCCGCCGGAGCACCTTATCCGCCTGGTGGCTCCGGCTACCCATCGCCCGTGGCTAGAACGCCAG GCTCGCCGTATCCGTCGCAGCCCGGAGCTTACGGCCAGTACGGTTCTAGCGATCAGTACAACGCCACTGGACCGCCTGGTCAGCCGTTTGGACAGGGCCCCGGACAATATCCGCCGCAGAACCGGAACATGTACCCTCCATACGGACCGGAGGGGGAAGC CCCTCCCACTGGTGCCAATCAGTACGGACCCTATGGCAGCCGGCCATACAGTCAGCCGCCTCCAGGAGGCCCGCAGCCCCCGGCACAAGCTGTTGCGGGTGGGCCGCCAGCCAGCGGAACACCTGGAGCGCCTCCAAGCAGCGCGTACCCCACTAACAGGCCTGGGCAGCAGGAATATTACCAACCACCACCAGATCAA AGCCCACAGCCTCGACGGCACCCGGATTTCATTAAAGACTCGCAGCCCTATCCAGGCTACAATGCCAGACCTCAGATATATG GTGGTTGGCCAGGCGGTAATCAGCAGTTTAGGCCGCAGTATCCAGCTTCACCAGCCCCGCAGACCTGGGGAAGTGCTCCGCCGCGGGGAGCTGCGCCACCGCCGGGCGCCCCTCACGGTCCGCCGATCCAACAACCCGCGGGTGTGGCTCAGTGGGACCAGCACCGATATCCACCACAGCAAGCACCGCCACCGCCGGCGCAACAGtctcagcagcagcaacagcaacagccgcAGCAGCCGCCGTATCAGCAGGCTGGTGGTCCTCCAGGACAGCAGCAGTCACAGGCACCACCACAATGGGCGCAACTTAACCCTGGCCAGGCGGCACAGCCCGGCATCGCCCCACCAGGTTCACCTCTGCGACCACCCTCGGGCCCTCCCGGTCAGCAGCAGCGAATGTCCGGAATGCCACCACAGCAGCAATCACAGCAGCAGCCTGCCCCAGGACAGCAACCTCCGCCTCAACAGGCGACTCCGGGAATCCCGCAGGTAGGACCCGGTGGAATGGTTAAGCCGCCATATGCGATGCCTCCCCCGCCCTCTCAGCAAGTAGGCCAGCCGGGAGTGGGCCAGGTGGGAGTGCCACCCGGCGGAATGATGGCCCAAAAGCAAGCACCGATGCCGGGTCAACCTGGAATGCAGCCGCAGCctctgcaacagcagcaacaaccaccGCACCAGCACCCACACCCTCACCAACACCCACACCAGCATCCGCAGCACCCGCATCCGCATCAAATGCCACCAAACCAACAGGTGCCCGGCGGAGGGATTATGATGCCCGGCGGCGGAGGAGCCCAGCTGGTCAAGAAGGAGTTGATTTTCCCCCTCGATAGTGTGGAGTCCACAACACCAGTTCTATACCGTAGAAAGCGTCTGACCAAGGCCGACGTGTGTCCAGTGGACCCGTGGCGCATCTTCATGGCGATGCGCTCTGGCCTGCTCACTGAGTGCACCTGGGCCCTTGATGTACTCAATGTGTTGCTATTCGATGACACAACTGTGCAGTTTTTCGGGATCTCGAACCTTCCCGGCCTACTTACACTTCTGTTGGAGCACTTCCAAAAAAATCTTGCCGAGATGTTTGATGAGCGAGATGGCGAGGAGCATGCGAGtgaggaggcggaggcggctGATGACGATGCCGACAGTGGGACTGTGATGTGTGACAACCGACAGTCACGATGTGTTCGGAGTATCAGCAGCTACAACCGCAAGCGGCACTATGAAAACATGGATcgtggagcaaaaggggtcgGAAACGCCAGCGACTCTGAGGACGCCGACGAGGGCATCGATCTTGGCCAGGTCCGAGTACAACCTAATCCGGAGGAACGCTCACTGCTACTCTCGTTCACTCCAAATTACACGATGGTAACGCGGAAAGGTGTTCCCGTGCGAATCCAGCCCGCCGATCATGATATCTTTGTAGACGAGCGCCAGAAAGCGTGGGACATCGACACGAATCGGCTTTATGAGCAGCTGGAGCCAGTTGGAAGCGACGCTTGGACCTTCGGGTTTACAGAACCAGATCCTCTGGACGGCATCATTGACGTCTTCAAATCGGAGATAGTAAACATTCCATTTGCACGCTACGTTCGCTCTGATAAGAAGACGAAAGCGCCCAAGAAACCGGAGATCAAAAAGGAGGAAAACAGCGCGGAAGAGGAACAGAACACGTACAATAAGAAGCGACGTTTGGTTAGCGGCGGTAGTAGCAATGATGGTGGAAAGAAGTCCAAGCTGTCCAGCGAAGAGTTTGTTCAGCCGAACGCTGAAGTGAAGAAGGAGCCGGCCGACAGCGACTGCCGGACCATCGACATGGAGATCGACGAGTCACCGCAACGTTTGACGAACGGCGTGGCTCCATCCACACCACAGGACGGATTTGATCCTCGAACAACAGTAAGGGACGCTGCCCATGTTTTGCAGAGGAGACGGGATTCCAGTTACGAAGATGAATGCTACACGCGGGATGAGGCTTCACTGCATTTGGTAAACGAGAGCCAAGACTCGTTGGCGCGTCGCTGCATTGCATTGTCAAATATCTTCCGCAACCTGACGTTCGTGCCTGGCAACGAAACGGTGCTCGCCAAGTCGACCAGGTTCCTGGCTGTCCTAGGTCGTTTGCTGTTGCTGAACCATGAACATCTGCGGCGAACTCCCAAAACGAGAAACTACGACCGGGAGGAAGACACCGACTTCAGCGATTCATGCAGTTCGCTGCAAGGGGAGCGCGAGTGGTGGTGGGACTATCTGATCACCATTCGTGAAAACATGTTAGTGGCCATGGCTAACATAGCTGGGCACTTGGAGCTGTCACGCTACGATGAACTCATTGCACGTCCGCTTATCGATGGACTACTGCATTGGGCGGTGTGTCCCAGTGCCCACGGCCAGGATCCTTTCCCGTCATGTGGCCCCAACTCTGCGCTGTCGCCGCAACGTCTGGCGCTAGAGGCTCTCTGTAAACTGTGCGTCACGGATGCTAATGTGGATCTTGTTATAGCCACGCCTCCGTTTTCCCGATTGGAGAAGCTATGCGCCGTGCTAACCCGTCACCTGTGCCGCAATGAGGATCAGGTGCTGCGAGAGTTCTCGGTAAATTTGCTTCATTACCTGGCAGCAGCCGACAGTGCTATGGCCCGCACGGTGGCGCTACAGTCCCCCTGCATCTCCTACTTGGTGGCGTTCATCGAGCAAGCGGAACAGACAGCGCTGGGAGTGGCCAATCAGCACGGAATAAACTACCTGCGCGAGAACCCGGATTCGATGGGCACCAGCTTGGACATGTTACGCAGGGCGGCTGGCACTCTACTTCATCTGGCCAAGCATCCTGATAACAGATCACTCTTTATGCAACAGGAGCAAAGGCTCCTGGGCCTGGTCATGTCACACATTTTGGATCAACAGGTGGCTCTAATTATCTCGCGAGTGCTCTATCAAGTCTCCCGAGGAGCTGGTCCCATGCACTCTGTGGAGTTTAGATTACTGCAGCAGCGCCAGCAGCAGCTTCAAAGACCCGGCGGAGCGGAGAAGCCAGCTTCGACGGCAGCAAGCGGAAGTGGAGCAGCTGGGACTGCAGTGAAAGTTGAGCCAGCAGTGACATCGGAGCCAATCGAATCAAAGCCTCCGGCGGTGGTAAATGATgagaacagcaacagcagccaacAGCTACCGCCGGCAGCGACCTTCAACGACGTaagcaacagcagcaccaACAGCAATAGCTGCGGCACAGTCAGCAGCAACCAAACCAACAACAGCTCCAGCAACAGCACCCACAGCAGCAGTGCGGTAAGCAGTCAGTCAGCAAACACCACATGTCCTCCGGCCACAGGAGGAACATCCgtgacggcggcagcagccgCGGCAGCTGCCATTGTCAATGACCAGCAGCAGGTGAGCAAAGTAGCTGCAGCTCTGAGCAGTGCCACTGCAGCGGCGGCAGTAGCAGCAGCGGCTGCGTCCGCCTCATCGGCCCAGCCTGCAACTCCAGCGGTCGCACAACCAGCGGCACCACCTCCAACCAATACCGGAACCACGACTGCCGTTGCGTAG